A region of Shewanella psychromarinicola DNA encodes the following proteins:
- a CDS encoding ABC transporter permease subunit, giving the protein MESQVNQPGSAEKSLLVDRHATRRAFKDKAAEIGVTIGGTLVFVTLLLIFFYLLYVIKPIFDGADIEPVTSVSYQHADAKTLMVGSDEQNEVLYRVTKLGTVDFYSAASGELISSFTPKLPQGATVTSSTKSSPSEQRFALGLSNGQVIVVGIEFGLTYPDNQRLITPSLRYPMGEAPLTINRDGAVYNLVFDYSDSRMSFAYQDKNGAWKLNRQEGEENMMTEEVEWSSVEVFIEDAPNDVVSVLMTPDHRQLILSANNKLFIYNTRNAHSVELLQVVDVKKVNADVKQVNLLAGASSILVSYDSGIVSQYFQVNSEKGRLYEQIREFDDIAPVSVMATEFYRKSFAVLSPEGELTLLYTTSERELFDEKFQLTNPGEMSFSPRSNALVIEADNKLNLFSVENSHPEISWSALWEKVWYESYPEPQYVWQSTSGSDDFEAKLSLMPLAFGTMKAAFYAMLFAAPLAIAGAIYTAYFMTPKVRNVVKPTIEIMEALPTVILGFLAGLWLAPLIEDNLPGIVVLLLSMPISILITAFAWSKLPQTWKHRLPETYQELMLLPVIIFVGWFSFTISPVIEVALFDGNTRQFITNDLGITFDQRNALVVGIAMGFAVIPTIFSIAEDAIFSVPRHLSNGSLALGATNWQTLTKVVLLTASPGIFSAIMMGLGRAVGETMIVLMATGNTAILEWSVFEGMRTLAANIAVEMPESAIGSTHYRVLFLAAFVLFVFTFFFNTIAEVVRQRLRERYSSL; this is encoded by the coding sequence ATGGAAAGTCAGGTCAATCAACCTGGTTCTGCTGAAAAAAGTCTACTCGTTGATAGACATGCAACCCGCAGAGCATTTAAGGATAAAGCAGCTGAGATTGGGGTAACCATCGGTGGCACCTTAGTGTTTGTCACTTTGTTATTAATATTTTTCTATTTGCTGTATGTCATCAAGCCCATTTTTGATGGTGCAGATATAGAACCTGTTACGAGTGTCAGCTATCAACATGCTGATGCTAAAACCTTAATGGTCGGCAGTGATGAACAAAACGAAGTGCTATATCGGGTGACCAAATTGGGTACTGTTGATTTTTATTCAGCCGCGAGCGGTGAATTAATTTCGTCTTTTACTCCTAAACTTCCTCAAGGTGCAACGGTAACTAGCAGTACCAAATCAAGTCCAAGCGAGCAACGCTTCGCATTAGGGCTAAGCAACGGTCAAGTGATTGTTGTCGGGATTGAGTTTGGTTTGACCTACCCAGACAATCAACGTCTGATTACCCCTTCTTTACGTTATCCAATGGGGGAAGCGCCATTAACCATTAATCGCGATGGTGCTGTGTATAATCTGGTGTTTGATTATAGCGATAGTCGCATGAGCTTTGCTTATCAAGACAAAAATGGTGCTTGGAAGCTAAATCGCCAAGAAGGCGAAGAAAACATGATGACTGAAGAAGTTGAATGGTCATCGGTTGAAGTCTTTATTGAAGATGCGCCAAACGATGTCGTATCAGTATTAATGACTCCAGATCATCGTCAGCTTATTTTGAGCGCGAATAACAAACTATTTATTTACAACACTCGTAATGCACACTCTGTAGAGTTGCTTCAAGTCGTTGATGTAAAAAAAGTTAATGCTGATGTTAAGCAAGTGAATTTGCTTGCGGGTGCCAGCTCGATTTTAGTCAGTTATGACAGTGGCATTGTGAGTCAGTACTTCCAAGTAAATAGCGAAAAAGGGCGTTTATATGAGCAAATTCGTGAGTTTGATGATATTGCTCCAGTGAGTGTTATGGCGACAGAGTTTTATCGTAAAAGCTTTGCAGTCTTAAGCCCTGAAGGTGAGTTAACCCTGCTTTATACTACCAGTGAACGAGAGTTATTCGACGAGAAGTTTCAGTTAACTAACCCTGGGGAAATGAGCTTTAGCCCGCGTTCAAATGCCTTGGTGATTGAAGCCGATAACAAACTTAACCTTTTCTCTGTTGAAAACAGCCACCCAGAAATATCATGGAGCGCGCTGTGGGAGAAAGTGTGGTACGAAAGTTACCCTGAACCACAATATGTATGGCAATCGACGTCTGGTTCTGACGACTTTGAAGCTAAGTTGAGTTTAATGCCGTTAGCATTTGGTACCATGAAAGCCGCTTTTTACGCCATGTTGTTTGCGGCGCCATTAGCGATTGCCGGTGCCATTTATACCGCTTACTTTATGACGCCAAAAGTCCGCAACGTGGTAAAGCCTACCATTGAAATTATGGAGGCATTACCCACGGTTATTTTGGGTTTCTTGGCAGGATTATGGCTAGCGCCACTGATTGAAGATAACTTACCCGGCATAGTGGTGTTGTTGTTGTCAATGCCCATATCAATACTCATCACAGCATTTGCTTGGAGTAAATTGCCACAAACGTGGAAGCATCGCCTACCAGAAACATATCAAGAACTGATGTTATTGCCAGTGATTATATTTGTCGGTTGGTTCTCATTTACGATTAGCCCTGTCATTGAAGTGGCATTATTTGACGGTAATACTCGCCAGTTTATTACCAACGATTTAGGCATTACCTTTGACCAACGTAATGCGCTTGTTGTGGGGATTGCCATGGGTTTTGCGGTTATTCCAACAATATTTTCGATTGCTGAAGATGCTATTTTCTCCGTACCACGTCATTTGTCAAACGGCAGTTTGGCATTGGGTGCAACAAACTGGCAAACCCTGACCAAGGTGGTATTGCTTACCGCCAGTCCGGGTATTTTCTCGGCCATCATGATGGGCTTAGGCCGTGCAGTGGGTGAAACCATGATTGTGTTAATGGCAACCGGTAATACCGCAATCCTTGAGTGGAGTGTGTTTGAGGGTATGCGTACCTTAGCGGCAAACATTGCCGTAGAAATGCCGGAGTCGGCCATTGGCAGTACGCATTACCGTGTATTGTTCTTAGCCGCCTTTGTATTGTTCGTGTTCACCTTCTTCTTTAATACCATTGCAGAAGTTGTTCGCCAACGTTTACGCGAACGTTATAGCTCACTGTAA
- a CDS encoding glycine cleavage system protein R has translation MMRYIITLQAPDRKGLVEQIANVVSRHNGNWLDSEMRHIDGVFAAILQLEVPALKWDALVDALECIDGLALTFAKTTLSTKPIKHLYYNLIAYDRPGIVLHISNKMNALGVNIEQFSSQYETASHTGIALFRATMAFGLTDPAQEEQITASLYEMGDDVVLDKLSKLA, from the coding sequence ATGATGCGTTATATTATTACTCTTCAAGCACCTGATAGAAAAGGCTTAGTAGAACAAATAGCCAATGTAGTAAGCCGACATAATGGCAACTGGCTAGACTCGGAAATGCGCCATATAGACGGCGTTTTTGCCGCGATATTACAATTAGAAGTCCCAGCACTAAAATGGGATGCATTAGTTGACGCCTTAGAATGCATTGACGGCTTAGCCTTAACCTTTGCTAAAACCACCTTAAGCACGAAACCGATTAAGCATCTGTATTACAACTTAATCGCATACGATCGCCCCGGGATTGTGTTGCACATCTCTAATAAAATGAATGCGTTAGGCGTAAACATTGAACAGTTTAGTAGCCAATACGAAACGGCCAGCCACACAGGCATTGCGTTATTTAGAGCGACAATGGCATTTGGCTTAACCGACCCCGCTCAAGAGGAGCAAATCACGGCATCACTTTATGAAATGGGTGATGATGTTGTATTAGATAAGCTCAGTAAATTAGCATAA
- a CDS encoding DUF2797 domain-containing protein gives MFGTLSKLKTHLNDDHEVEYHLPVGEARLALNPLIGKSLTMTHTGNIFCSNCGKKTKKSYSQGHCYVCMTKLASCDLCIMKPETCHFDQGTCREPEWGMSNCFVPHYVYLSNTSGIKVGITRHTQIPTRWIDQGATQGLPIFKVSTRKMSGLIEVELAKFINDKTHWQAMLKGHNDDVDLVEQAAQLIPLIEDKLQALAAEHQDIVIERLDANIQAISYPITQFPVKVKSHNFDKIAEVSGILQGIKGQYLIFDTGVINIRKFSSYEVDVSY, from the coding sequence ATGTTTGGAACGCTATCAAAACTAAAAACCCACCTCAATGATGATCATGAGGTGGAGTATCATTTACCTGTCGGAGAAGCGCGTTTAGCGCTTAACCCGCTTATTGGTAAGTCATTAACCATGACTCATACGGGTAATATTTTTTGCAGCAACTGCGGTAAAAAAACCAAGAAAAGTTATTCTCAGGGCCATTGTTATGTATGCATGACAAAACTGGCCAGTTGCGACCTGTGTATAATGAAACCAGAAACATGCCACTTTGATCAAGGCACTTGCCGCGAACCAGAATGGGGCATGTCAAATTGCTTTGTGCCACATTATGTCTATTTGTCTAATACTTCAGGCATTAAAGTAGGTATTACCCGCCATACTCAAATCCCAACCCGTTGGATAGATCAAGGCGCGACTCAAGGCTTACCTATTTTTAAAGTGTCTACCCGTAAAATGTCGGGCTTAATTGAAGTTGAACTGGCAAAATTCATTAATGATAAAACCCATTGGCAAGCGATGCTAAAAGGTCATAATGATGATGTCGATTTGGTAGAGCAAGCTGCGCAGCTTATCCCGTTAATTGAAGATAAACTGCAAGCCCTCGCGGCCGAACATCAAGATATTGTCATTGAACGCCTAGACGCTAATATTCAGGCCATAAGTTATCCGATCACGCAATTCCCAGTTAAAGTAAAGTCGCATAATTTCGATAAAATTGCTGAAGTTAGCGGTATTTTACAAGGCATTAAAGGCCAATATCTTATTTTTGATACAGGGGTGATTAATATCCGTAAATTTTCATCTTACGAAGTAGATGTCAGTTATTAA
- a CDS encoding LysE family translocator: MELVFAIALFAFSAGITPGPNNIMLMTSGVNFGIKRSIPHLMGISLGFPTMILAVGLGLSAIFKAYPFIHIVIKVIGISYLLYLSWLIANSSSKMEGKPVSKPFSFLQAAAFQWVNPKGWIMAVGAIATFTSVQQELNGQVITIASVFLCVAFPCAIVWLGFGVALKRLLKNERQQRIFNVTMALLLVASIIPMMLPPTTH, encoded by the coding sequence ATGGAGTTAGTATTCGCCATTGCGTTATTTGCTTTTTCTGCCGGCATTACTCCTGGCCCGAACAACATTATGTTAATGACCTCTGGAGTGAACTTTGGTATTAAGCGAAGTATTCCTCACTTAATGGGTATAAGCTTAGGTTTTCCGACCATGATATTGGCCGTCGGGCTTGGATTAAGCGCAATATTTAAAGCTTATCCCTTCATCCATATTGTGATTAAAGTGATTGGTATCAGCTACCTACTTTACCTATCATGGCTCATTGCCAATAGCAGCAGTAAAATGGAAGGCAAACCGGTGAGTAAACCGTTTAGTTTTTTGCAAGCGGCTGCGTTTCAATGGGTGAATCCAAAAGGTTGGATCATGGCTGTCGGCGCCATTGCAACATTTACCTCAGTGCAGCAAGAGCTCAATGGCCAAGTGATTACCATTGCCAGCGTATTTTTGTGTGTGGCATTTCCCTGTGCAATTGTCTGGCTTGGATTTGGGGTGGCGCTAAAACGGCTACTTAAAAATGAGCGCCAACAACGTATTTTTAATGTCACAATGGCTTTATTATTAGTAGCATCGATTATCCCAATGATGTTGCCACCCACAACTCACTGA
- a CDS encoding DUF1415 domain-containing protein encodes MEPHECLTHTEKWVKDVIMKYNICPFARREVERASIRYVAIEETKVAKVLNALIQECQYLDNHPQTETTLFILPRGFEGFYPYLDIVDYANDELIEQGYEGIYQLASFHPDYCFEGEPQDSPANFTNRSPYPCLHIIREASMEIALASYTDPESIPERNIAFAERKGSDFFVALLQNCTK; translated from the coding sequence ATGGAACCACATGAATGCCTCACTCACACTGAAAAATGGGTGAAAGATGTCATTATGAAATACAACATTTGCCCGTTTGCCCGTCGAGAGGTGGAACGTGCCAGCATTCGTTATGTTGCCATTGAAGAAACTAAAGTAGCAAAAGTGCTTAATGCGTTAATACAAGAATGCCAATACTTGGACAATCATCCTCAAACTGAAACCACACTGTTTATTCTGCCTCGTGGGTTTGAAGGTTTCTACCCTTATTTAGACATAGTCGATTATGCAAATGATGAATTGATTGAGCAAGGTTATGAAGGCATTTACCAACTCGCCAGTTTTCACCCAGACTATTGCTTTGAAGGTGAACCCCAAGACAGTCCGGCTAATTTTACCAATCGTTCTCCCTACCCTTGCCTGCATATTATCCGTGAAGCCAGTATGGAAATAGCGTTAGCAAGTTATACCGACCCCGAATCCATTCCTGAGCGGAATATTGCTTTTGCAGAGCGTAAAGGCAGCGATTTTTTTGTGGCCTTATTGCAAAACTGCACCAAGTAG
- a CDS encoding alpha/beta fold hydrolase yields MTEQFNINQFNCSISGMGQTLIWAHGSTGSIQSEDAIGLYAWHRFPKKLQLIRYDAVGHGLSSAGKCVEDYLWPELANDMISIATHLSAPSELILGGQSMGSVTSLYAALKYPEKVKGLILMNPPTAWDARAAQVDIYPKMAKAARIFGGKGLARINAKHWGKMLPSWLINGHEHSVLGTLDGLKLMTRQTLDRLFRAAALNDLPNKQHIATLTMPTLILAWEGDKAHPIETAIELHKILPHSTLHIAHSIDDVNEWPKLISEFCLNNDNNGKER; encoded by the coding sequence ATGACAGAGCAATTTAATATTAATCAGTTTAATTGTTCCATTAGCGGTATGGGACAGACCCTTATTTGGGCCCATGGCTCAACCGGCAGCATTCAAAGTGAAGATGCGATTGGTTTATATGCCTGGCATCGATTTCCCAAAAAGTTACAGCTTATTCGTTATGACGCCGTTGGTCATGGCTTGTCTTCAGCCGGTAAGTGCGTTGAAGACTATTTATGGCCAGAACTGGCGAATGACATGATAAGCATCGCCACGCATTTAAGCGCGCCATCAGAGCTTATTTTAGGCGGTCAATCAATGGGCAGTGTCACGAGCTTATATGCTGCATTGAAGTATCCAGAAAAAGTAAAAGGATTGATCCTGATGAACCCGCCCACAGCATGGGATGCACGGGCGGCACAAGTGGATATTTACCCTAAAATGGCCAAAGCAGCGCGTATTTTTGGCGGTAAAGGGTTAGCCAGGATAAACGCCAAACATTGGGGAAAAATGCTACCAAGTTGGCTGATTAATGGCCACGAACACAGTGTGCTGGGCACGTTAGACGGATTAAAATTGATGACACGTCAAACGCTTGACCGACTGTTTCGCGCAGCCGCCCTCAATGATCTGCCAAATAAACAACACATTGCCACATTGACTATGCCAACCCTGATTTTAGCCTGGGAGGGTGATAAGGCTCACCCCATTGAGACCGCCATTGAGTTGCATAAAATATTACCACATTCGACGTTACACATTGCTCACTCGATAGATGATGTCAATGAATGGCCAAAATTGATCAGTGAATTTTGTCTCAATAACGACAACAATGGGAAAGAACGATAA
- a CDS encoding ABC-F family ATPase, whose amino-acid sequence MITTANITMQFGAKPLFENLSVKFGGGNRYGLIGANGCGKSTFMKILAGDLEPSSGNVSIDVNERMGKLNQDQFAYESFSVIDTVIMGHRELWKVKQERDRIYSLPEMSEEDGIKVSELEMEFAEMDGYTSDARAGDLLLGVGIATEQHFGLMSEIAPGFKLRVLLAQALFSNPDLLLLDEPTNNLDIDTIRWLQDMLNQRNSTMIIISHDRYFLNSVCTHMADLDYGELRVFPGNYDEYMMAAQQSRERLMNDNAKKKAQIAELQTFVARFSANASKAKQATSRAKQIDKIKLDDIKASSRVNPFIRFEQDKKLFRNALVVENLTKGYDKPLFSKLNLMVEVGERIAILGQNGIGKTTLLRTLVHDIPQDEGTINWSENANLGYYAQDHEADFTNDMTLFEWMSQWRKENDDDQSVRGILGRMLFGADDIKKSVKVLSGGEKGRMYFGKLIMQKANILLLDEPTNHMDMESIESLNNALEKYEGTLIFVSHDRAFVSSLATRIIEITDKGINDFKGTYDELLASKGIDA is encoded by the coding sequence CAGCTAACATCACGATGCAGTTTGGCGCAAAGCCACTGTTTGAAAACCTATCAGTTAAATTTGGTGGCGGTAATCGCTACGGTTTAATTGGCGCGAATGGTTGTGGTAAATCCACCTTTATGAAAATCCTTGCCGGTGATTTAGAGCCTTCAAGCGGTAACGTCTCGATAGATGTTAACGAGCGCATGGGTAAATTAAACCAAGACCAGTTTGCTTACGAAAGTTTTTCAGTCATTGATACTGTGATCATGGGCCACAGAGAGTTGTGGAAAGTGAAGCAAGAGCGTGACCGTATTTATTCTTTACCTGAAATGAGTGAAGAAGACGGTATCAAAGTGTCTGAGCTTGAGATGGAATTTGCTGAGATGGATGGGTATACCTCGGACGCTCGTGCAGGCGATTTATTGCTTGGTGTGGGTATTGCCACTGAGCAACATTTTGGGTTAATGAGCGAAATCGCTCCTGGTTTCAAATTGCGGGTGTTATTGGCGCAAGCATTATTCTCAAATCCAGATTTATTGTTACTTGACGAACCGACCAACAACTTGGACATCGATACTATTCGCTGGTTACAAGACATGTTGAACCAACGTAACAGCACCATGATTATTATTTCCCATGACCGTTACTTTTTAAACTCAGTGTGTACCCACATGGCTGACTTAGATTACGGTGAACTGCGAGTGTTCCCTGGTAACTACGACGAATACATGATGGCTGCACAGCAATCACGTGAACGTTTAATGAATGACAACGCGAAGAAAAAAGCGCAAATTGCTGAATTACAAACCTTCGTAGCACGCTTCTCGGCTAACGCATCGAAAGCGAAACAAGCCACATCACGCGCTAAGCAAATTGATAAAATTAAACTTGATGACATTAAAGCATCAAGTCGCGTCAACCCCTTTATTCGTTTCGAGCAAGACAAGAAATTGTTTCGAAATGCACTGGTCGTCGAAAATTTAACTAAAGGTTACGACAAACCCTTATTTAGCAAACTGAACTTAATGGTTGAAGTGGGTGAACGTATTGCTATTTTGGGTCAGAACGGTATTGGTAAAACCACCTTACTACGTACTTTAGTGCACGATATTCCACAAGACGAAGGGACTATTAATTGGTCTGAAAATGCCAATCTTGGTTACTACGCCCAGGATCATGAAGCTGATTTTACTAATGACATGACTTTATTTGAATGGATGAGTCAATGGCGTAAAGAAAACGATGACGATCAATCTGTTCGCGGTATTTTAGGCCGTATGTTGTTTGGCGCAGATGACATTAAAAAATCCGTTAAAGTGTTGTCCGGTGGTGAAAAAGGCCGTATGTATTTCGGTAAACTTATCATGCAAAAAGCCAATATTTTGTTACTCGATGAACCAACCAACCACATGGATATGGAATCAATCGAGTCATTAAATAATGCGCTTGAAAAGTACGAAGGCACATTGATTTTCGTCTCCCATGACCGTGCATTTGTATCATCATTGGCCACACGTATTATTGAAATCACCGACAAGGGTATTAATGATTTCAAAGGCACTTACGACGAGTTATTGGCGAGTAAAGGTATCGACGCTTAA